A single window of Colletotrichum destructivum chromosome 9, complete sequence DNA harbors:
- a CDS encoding Putative ribosomal protein eL8/eL30/eS12/Gadd45: MAAEKPDRKEKKDKKRSVSDGAIKKDKKDKKDKKDKKEKLERALDEHLQADVAATAVASGEIASKSTADGLPVVGALVPFAVPLADDKAMKKVMKSIRKAAKNNTLKRGVKEVVKTLRKSPAAGPGNTAFPGVVIIAGDISPMDVISHLPVLCEDHNVPYIFVPSRAELGAAAKTKRPTSVVMVSEKRSAADAKKAEKKSDAKDDEEDDGEDYSEVYAALVKLVQKETAKQSFWA; the protein is encoded by the exons atggccgccgagaagcccgacagaaaggagaagaaggacaagaagcgATCCGTGTCCGACGGCGCTatcaagaaggacaagaaggacaagaaggataagaaggacaagaaggagaagctcgagcGCGCCCTCGATGAGCACCTCCAGGCCGATGTtgctgccaccgccgtcgctAGCGGCGAGATCGCGTCCAAGtccaccgccgacggcctccccgtcgtcggcgctctCGTGCCCTTCGCTGTGCCATTGGCTGATGACAAGGCCATGAAGAAGGTCATGAAGTCCATTCGCAAGG CCGCCAAGAACAACACCCTCAAGCgcggcgtcaaggaggtCGTCAAGACCCTCCGCAAGTCCCCCGCCGCTGGCCCCGGTAACACCGCCTTCCCTGGCGTCGTTATTATCGCCGGCGACATCTCTCCCATGGACGTCATTTCCCACCTGCCCGTCCTCTGTGAGGACCACAACGTTCCCTACATCTTCGTCCCCTCGCgcgccgagctcggcgccgccgccaagacgAAGCGCCCGACCTCGGTCGTCATGGTCTCGGAGAAgcgctccgccgccgacgccaagaaggccgagaagaagtctgacgccaaggacgacgaggaggacgacggcgaggactACTCTGAGGTATACGCCGCGCTCGTCAAGCTCGTGCAGAAGGAGACCGCCAAGCAGTCTTTCTGGGCCTAG
- a CDS encoding Putative cytochrome b-c1 complex subunit 8: MRPTQALMGGPSVPHGKYNHHLGWWGHIGGEKQRGIITFGITPNRQNPFAGAAHDAVFNTWRRTSAQILYVVPPLLAGWYIMDWAIHRNHYLNSKQGRAEFADEE; this comes from the exons ATGAGACCTACGCAAGCTCTTATGGGAGGACCCAGCGTCCCTCACGGGAAGTACAACCA CCACCTCGGCTGGTGGGGACACATTG GCGGCGAGAAGCAGAGAGGCATCATCACCTTCGGCATTACCCCCAACCGTCAGAACCCCTTTGCCGGCGCTgcccacgacgccgtcttcaacaCCTGGCGCCGCACCAGCGCCCAGATCCTCTACGTTGTCCCTCCTCTGCTTGCTGGCTGGTACATCATGGACTGGGCCATCCACCG CAACCACTACCTGAACTCCAAGCAGGGCCGCGCCGAGTTCGCCGATGAGGAGTAA
- a CDS encoding Putative prohibitin, Band 7 domain, Band 7/SPFH domain superfamily translates to MAQALGFAYRMAVPAAIGVAVLQSSIYDVKGGSRAVIFDRLSGVKETVINEGTHFLVPWLQRSIVFDVRTKPRNIATTTGSKDLQMVSLTLRVLHRPEVQALPKIYQNLGQDYDERVLPSIGNEVLKSIVAQFDAAELITQREAVSQRISSDLRKRAAEFNIALEDVSITHMTFGKEFTKAVEQKQIAQQDAERARFIVEKAEQERQANVIRAEGEAESAETISKAIAKNGDGLVQIRKIEASRDIAATLAANPNVVYLPSGGKSGSQMLLNVGR, encoded by the exons ATGGCTCAAGCTCTGGGCTTTGCGTACCGTATGGCCGTCCCCGCGGCCATCGGTGTCGCGGTGCTGCAGTCGTCGATCTACGATGTCAAGGGTGGATCCAGGGCCGTCATTTTCGACAGGCTGTCTGGTGTCAAGGAGACTGTCATCAACGAGGGTACGCACTTCCTCGTACCGTGGCTGCAGAGGAGCATCGTTTTCGACGTGCGGACGAAGCCCAGAAACATCGCCACGACGACGGGTAGCAAGGATCTTCAAATGGTCAGCTTGACCCTCCGTGTGCTGCACCGTCCTGAAGTTCAGGCTCTTCCCAAGATCTACCAG AACCTTGGCCAAGACTACGACGAGAGAgtcctcccctccatcgGCAACGAAGTTCTCAAGTCCATCGTCGCGCagttcgacgccgccgagctcatCACTCAGCGTGAGGCCGTCTCGCAGCGCATCAGCTCCGACCTGCGcaagcgcgccgccgagttcaacatcgccctcgaggacgtcTCCATCACGCACATGACTTTCGGCAAGGAGTTtaccaaggccgtcgagcagaAGCAGATCGCTCAGCaggacgccgagcgcgcGCGGTTCATCGTCGAGAAGGCTGAGCAGGAACGCCAGGCCAACGTCAtccgcgccgagggcgaggccgagagtGCCGAGACTATTagcaaggccatcgccaagaaCGGCGACGGTCTTGTCCAGATCAGAAAGATCGAGGCCAGCAGGGACATCGCCGCGACGCTGGCGGCGAATCCCAACGTCGTTTACCTGCCCAGTGGCGGCAAGAGCGGCAGCCAGATGCTGCTGAACGTCGGACGTTGA